The following proteins are co-located in the Silene latifolia isolate original U9 population chromosome 1, ASM4854445v1, whole genome shotgun sequence genome:
- the LOC141610058 gene encoding hydroxyproline O-arabinosyltransferase RDN2-like has product MLGRKNMGRTSPFLLILLSLGFFFATYNLITMIVHNRSLGSRKLLGNVDENRMLIDPVTEFPTNLKPQRGGKAPFHVALTATDAPYSKWQCRIMYYWYKKQKDLPGSDFGGFTRVLHSGRPDDLMEEIPTFVVDPLPAGLDRGYIVLNRPWAFVQWLVKAPIEEEYVLMAEPDHIFLRPLPNLAIGGLPAAFPFFYIKPTEHEKIVRKFYPEENGPVSNIDPIGNSPVIIKKDLLAKIAPTWMNVSLKMKEDSETDKEFGWVLEMYAYAIASALHGVQHVLRKDFMLQPPWDLTTTDKYILHYTYGCDYNMKGELTYGKVGEWRFDKRSHLSGPPPRNLSLPPKGVPESVVTLVTMVNEATANIPDWDKGSIVQKNK; this is encoded by the exons ATGTTAGGAAGGAAGAACATGGGTCGGACTTCGCCATTTCTGTTGATTCTTCTGTCTCTTGGGTTTTTCTTTGCAACATATAATTTGATAACTATGATAGTCCACAATAGAAGTTTAGGCTCAAGGAAATTGTTAGGGAATGTTGATGAAAATAGGATGTTGATTGATCCGGTAACCGAGTTTCCTACTAATTTGAAGCCACAAAGGGGAGGTAAAGCGCCCTTTCATGTGGCTTTGACTGCTACCGATGCCCCTTATAGCAAATGGCAATGTCGAATTATGTATTATTGGTATAAGAAGCAGAAGGATTTGCCTGGATCTGATTTTGGAGGGTTCACTAGGGTTCTGCATTCTGGGAGGCCTGACGATTTGATGGAAGAGATCCCCACTTTTGTGGTTGACCCGCTTCCAGCCGGGTTAGATCGT GGATACATTGTATTGAATAGACCATGGGCTTTTGTTCAGTGGCTTGTAAAGGCTCCCATTGAGGAGGA ATATGTGTTGATGGCGGAGCCTGACCATATTTTCTTAAGGCCTTTGCCTAATTTAGCGATTGGAGGACTTCCGGCTGCTTTTCCCTTTTTTTACATCAAGCCTACTGAACATGAAAAAATAGTGAGAAAGTTCTATCCTGAGGAAAATGGCCCCGTCTCAAATATTGATCCAATTGGAAATTCACCTGTAATCATAAAAAAG GATTTACTTGCAAAGATTGCACCGACATGGATGAATGTTTCTTTGAAAATGAAAGAAGACTCGGAGACTGATAAAGAATTTGGATGGGTTCTAGAAAT GTATGCATATGCTATTGCATCAGCATTACATGGTGTCCAACATGTTCTTAGAAAGGACTTTATGCTCCAG CCACCATGGGATTTAACAACTACTGACAAGTATATTCTTCACTATACTTACGGTTGTGACTATAACATGAAG GGAGAGCTTACCTATGGAAAAGTTGGGGAGTGGAGATTTGATAAGAGATCGCATTTGAGTGGCCCACCGCCTAGAAACCTCTCTTTACCCCCTAAAGGAGTTCCTGAAAGTGTG GTAACCCTGGTTACTATGGTGAACGAAGCTACTGCTAACATTCCAGACTGGGACAAAGGATCGATTGTTCAGAAGAATAAGTAG